From the genome of Candidatus Binatia bacterium:
CTGGTCGAGAGCGTGGGACGACACTTCCATCGCGACGCAGTCGCTGCCGGCGTCGCGCATTTCGGCCAGGAGCTCCTGAAGCTCGACGGGCGACGGGGTCGTCATCGACGAGGCTCTCTCGAAAGCGTGGCAGCGGCGCACGATGGTCCCGATGACGCCGGGACGGCGGCCCGCAGCCTTCCAGACGCCCTCCATCAGGTAGGTGCAGCTCGTCTTGCCGTTGGTACCGGTGATCCCCACCAGCTCGAGCGTCTCCGAAGGATGACCGTGGAACGCGGCCGCGAGATGGCCGCACGCGGCGGCAACGTCGGCAGTGACGATGGCGGGAACGAGCGCGGGCGCGTGGGCGGGGTCGCAGGCGACGGCGACGGCGCCGCGACCGAGCGCGTCGCGGACGAAAGCGGATCCGTCGACGCGGGTTCCCGGAACCGCGACGAAAAGGTCTCCCGGCCGAGCCTTGCGCGAGTCGAGGCAGACGCCGGTGACGCGGGTCGCTGGAGCAAGACCGTGAGGATCCGACAGGGTCGCGCGAAGCCCGCGCACACGAGCGGCCTCGAGCATCTCCCCGAGTGAGAGTGAACGCGACAGGGATGCTCCGGGCGGCGTCATCGCAGCCCATTATGCACGGGACCGGCAGGCTGTCAGAGCGTCGCGGCCAGCTTGAGGGAAACCGAGCTCTGGGGGCCGAGCGTGCTGCCGGGCGCCGGCTGGTGCGAAACGACGAAGCCGTGCCCTTCGACCTTGACGTCGCAGTCGCAGGAGGCCAGCGCGCGCATCGCTGCCCGCAGCGGCAGGCCGCGAAGGTCCGGCATCGCGCCCGAAGCAGTCGCCGCCGGCACCGACTCCGGATCGACGGCCGCCTCCTGGAGGTCGGGCTCGTCGCTGCCTTCGAACAGCTTGTCGAGCTCCTTCGACGACGGCGGCGGCAGCTCGCGCTCGATGCCGAGGTAGTCGAGGCTGGATTCGGCGATCGCCTTGAAGACCGGCGCCGAGACCAGGCCGCCGAAGTGCACGCCGCGCGGCTCGTCGATCATCACGACGATCACGACGCGCGGATTCTCGACCGGAAGGAAGCCGGCGAACGTCGCGAGCCAGCGGGTATCGCTGTAGTGGCCGTTCTCGGCTTTCTGCGCAGTTCCGGTCTTGCCGGCTGCCGGCACGCCGTCGACGGCCGCGGCCGCCGCGGTGCCGTCCTTGCTGACGACCGCTGCGAGCATGTGGCGCATCTCGCGCGCAACGTCGACGCTGACGACGCGGCGTTCTTCTTCGAGCGGAAAATCGCGCGTGACCTGGCCGTACTGGTCGGTGATCTTGCGGATGATGTGCGGCTGCATGCGCACGCCGTCGTTGGCCAGCGTCGCGTACGCGGTCGCGAGCTGGATCGGCGTGACGCTGATGCCCTGCCCGAAACTGATCGTCGTCGTGTTGAGCTGCTTCCACTTGTCGGGCGGCAGCACCATGCCGCGCCTTTCGCCCGGTAGCTCGACGTGGCTCGGGCGATCGAAACCGAACGCGTTCAGCATCTGGTACTCGCGCTGGGGGCCGAGCTGCCAGCCGATCTTGGCCGCGCCGATGTTGCTCGAGACGCGGATGATGCTCGCGACGTCGAGCCAGCCGTAAGGATGGTGGTCGCGGATCGGCTTGGGCCAGCCGGGGACGAAGAGGTTTCCGTTCTCGCAGAAGAACTTGTCTTCGGGCTTGACCAGGCCGAGCTCGAGCGCCGAGGAGACGACGAACGGTTTCATCGTCGAGCCGGGCTCGAACAGATCGGTGACGACGCGGTCGCGGCGTGCTTCGATCGGGCTGTCGTCGACGTCGTTCGGGTCGTAGGTCGGGACGTTGGCCAGCGCGAGGATCTCGCCGGTCTTCGGGTCCAGCATCACCGCGGCGCCGGCCACGGCCTGCGTTTTCTTCACCTGTTTCGACAGCTCGGCCTCGACGATGCTCTGCAGCGTCGCGTCGATCGTCAGGTACGCCGTGCCGCCGCGGTTGAGCCCGGTGTCTTCACTGTCGCTGAGGAACGCGCGGCCGGTGACGTCGCGGCAGACGTGCACCTTGACCGACGATCCCTTGATCTCCTTGTCGAAGCGCTGCTCGACGCCCTCGAGGCCGTCGGCGTCGGCTCCGGTGAAACCGATGACGTGCGCTGCCGTCGATCCCTGCGGATAACTGCGTTCCTGGCTCTGGTGGATCTCGATGCCGGGGATGCGAAGGTTCTGGATCGCGGTGGAAACGTCCTGGTCGACGCCGCGCGACAGCCACGTGAACGACTCGCCGCCCTTGGCCAGCCGGGCATCGAGCGAAGCACGATCGACCTTGAGCAGCGGAGCCAGGATGCCGGCGTGCGTCGGCTCGTAATGGTAGCCGCCGCCGCGCGAGACCTTGGCGGCCGACGTCGTGGTCGCCAGCACGACGCCGTTGCGGTCGACGATGGGACCGCGGTAGGCGATCTCGATCGTGTCCTTGCATTTGGTGCTCTCGGAAAGCGCGCGGTAGTGGTCGCCGCGCACGACCTGGAGCTGGTACATGCGGCCGATCAGCGTCACGCCGCCGCACGCGCAGAGGACGCCGATCAGCGCCAGGCTGGAACTGAATCGATTACGGCTTCGCATCGAGGCGCCGCAGCTGCCCCGGCCCGGGCTTCTGCATGCCGAGCTCGACAGCGCGCGAAGCGAGCAGCGCCGGCCGCGATTCGCGCGCGACGGCGTCCTCGATCTCGACGCGTTCCTGGTCGAGGCGGTGGATCAGGCGACCGAGGGCTTCGCCCTGGTAGCCGAAGTTGCGACCCGCCATGCTGACCCACACGTGCCCGGCCAGCAGCAGCGCGAACGCGACGATGTTGATGACGAAACGACGGCGCAGGCCCGCTTCCTCGAAGTCGAGGACGCCCTGGCGCGTGAGCAACTCGAAAAAATCCGGAGCTTCGTGGGCAGACGGTGAAGTGGCGATGCGACTGGTGGTGCTCATGCGGCGAGCCTCTCTACGACGCGCAATCCCGCACTGCGAGCGCGCGGGTTGCGTTGTTTTTCTTCTTCGGTCGGCTTCTGTTTCGAACGCGTCACGCGGCGCACTTTCGCAGACCAGCCGCAGTTGCACACCGGCTGGCGCGGCGGGCACAGGCAGTCGGCCGACCACGTCGCGAACGCACGCTTGACGATGCGGTCTTCGAGGGAGTGATAGCTGAGGATCGCAAGCCGTCCTCCGGGCCTCAGCAGCTCCCATCCCTTGTCGAGGAGCGCCTCGATCTGCTCGAGCTCGCGGTTGACGGCGATGCGAAGCGCCTGGAACGTCTTCGTCGCCGGATCGATGCCGGGCCTGGTGCGAACGCCGGCGGAGATCACCGCATCGCGAAGATCGCGCGTCGTGGCTACCGGGTGCTCGGCGCGACGCCTCACGATCCGCGCGGCAATCCTTCGCGACGCGTGCTCTTCGCCGTAGCGGAACAGCACATCGGCCAGCTCCCGTTCGGGAAGCGTCGCGACGAGGTCGGCGGCCGTCTCGGGCAGGCGCCGGTCCATGCGCATGTCCAGCGGCGCGTCGGCCTGGAACGAGAAGCCGCGCTCGTTGCGGCCGAGCTGCAGCGTGGAAACGCCGAGATCGACGATGATGCCGTCGGCGCCCTCGCCCCAGCCTGCATCGGCCAGCACCACGCGAAGGTTCGCGAACGAGTCGCGCACCAGCCGAACGCGCGATCCGAAGGAAGCAAGGCGCCGGCGCGAAAGCTCGAGCGCTGCATCGTCCCAGTCGATGCCGATCAGCTCACCGCCGGGCGAAGAGGCCTCGAGCACCAGCTCTGCCATGCCGCCTTCACCGACGGTGGCATCGACGAAACGTCGGCCGCTGCGCGGGCGGATCGCTTCGACGATTTCGGCGGCCATCACCGGGACGTGACCGCCGAGACGGTCGCGCGTGGTCGAGTCGGGTTCAGAATGCGCAGAGGCGCTTTCGTCGTGGCGCGGCGCCTGGGAGTTACGGGAATCGCGGGCAGCCACCGGCACGCCCCGCCCGCTCAGAGATCGAAGTCGTCGAAGGCGTCGGCCGCCGAGCTGTCGTCGGCTTCCTTCTGCTGCTGCCACGCCTCCCGCGACCAGATCAGGAACTTCTCGAGGTCGCCGGTAAAGACGGCTTCCTTCTCGAGCGAGATCGCATCGCGCAGGTTCTCGGGCAGGAGGATGCGACCCTGGGCATCGAGGACGAGCTCCTGGGCCGGATGAAGGTAGCGGCGCTTGAACTCGCGGGTGCGGCTCTGGAACTGGGCCATGCCGCGGATCCTGTCCTCGAGCTTCTCCCATTCCTTCACCGGGTAGACGTCGAGGGTGCGCGGAGCCTGGGTGAGCGAGATCGTGACGACGACGCGGGGCTCCTCGGGCCCGTTCGGGAGCTGCTCGCGGAACTTCCTCGGGACGGCGATGCGCGCCTTGTCATCGAGACTGTGAAAGAATGTGCCGCGAAACATTGGAGGTGCGTCCGGGGGGTCCTGCCGCGGCCGCGAGCCCCTGGCTCCGTGGCCGCCTCAGAAAAGTACCGGTGGGCAGCCCAACAACCGCCACTACCTGCCCAGGGGCAGGCAGCGAATCCCCGACCGACTCGCAACGAGAGAGGAATCCACAACACCCCATAGCAACCCACCGGCCCCCATCGTCTACGACAACGCCCCCACCCTCGTCAAGCACAACCTGATGGGTGACATCGAAAACCCTGCAGAATCGGTTCTGGTCGGCCGCGACGGGCAATTCGGGGGTCTTCTGCTGAACCGGGAGGCGCGGCGGCGGGCGGTCTCGGGCACCAAGGGGAGAACCGGGAGCGGCAGCGCGGTCTCGTGGTTTCGCGGCCTCCCGGTTTAGTGAGACCGCGCCGGCCTGGCCACGAGCCTGGAGTCAGGCACCAGACCCGCGGGTCCCGCTGCTGCCGGATCGCGGCTGGTGCCTGTCCCCAAGTCGACGCCCCTTCAGGTTGAAATCGGCTCAGCTGCCGAAGCCGGTCACTGCAAACCACTTACGCTCGTCGCCGGGCAGGATGAAGATCACCGGCGCGATGCACTGGTCCGGCAGTGTCACCATCGTGTCGATGTCGGCATTGCCGGTCGAGGTCGCAGGGAAGCCCTGGGTCGTGACGTGCTTGTGGCCTACCGCCGTCTCGCTCTTCTCGGTCAGGCAGCTGACAACGGCGCGGAAATCGGCAGCGTCGTTGATGCCGCGCAGGTTGGGCGGAACCGACGGAACGTTGGCGAACACGAGTCCGCGCACGTGGACGACGAGATGGCCGTCGCTATCGAGCTCGCCGTTGGTGCCGTCGCCGATCGCCCACGGCGCCTCGTCGCCGGGAATCCCTCGCACGGGATGGTTCGGACCGACGAACGGTCCGTCCACGCCGTACATCGTCTGGAACGTCATGATGGCCGTGGCCGTGACCGCGTGAGCCGGCCCCGGCGCGAAATTCGCGACCACAAAGGCGATCGCGACGAACGCAAGATATCTCAGTGCTTTCATGGTGATTGTCTCTCCCGGTTGAGTTGTTGCACGCTGTGCCGCCCGCGCGTGGCGGCGCGCGGCACTTGATCGCATCGACGTGCGGCGGCGCGGGGTATTGCGCCGCGCCCCCTCGGGCGGAGCGCAGCATCACCCGGCCGGGCCGGCGAGCGTCAATGCGTAGTGGTCCGCGGGATCAGGAGATGTTGCCGAGAGGCCTGCGGAACGTGTAGCGCGCCGGCTCCACGATCAGGTAGTGCGCCGGCGTCTGGATATCCCCGGACGCGGCCTCGAACGGAAGGCCCAAGAGGAAGAATGCCGTGCCGGCTACCGTGCAGACGAGGCCGAGGGGCCTGGCGATGACGAGGTCGGCGACCATCGCGAGCCCGTGGCCGCCGCGATCGCCGTGGTGGTGCTCGCCGTCTGCCGCAACGGCCGCACACGGGACCGAGAGCAGCACCGCAACCGATGTCGCGGCGATGCGGTTGCAGACGCGCGTCCAGGTGATCGCTTTGGTCATCGGATCCTCTTGCCTCGCCGGCCTGCAGGATGCTGCCGGACGTGATCGCGGTCAACGAGTCGGTCGCTCTGCGGGCGGCCTCGAACGCACCGCCCGCCCGTAGTCCGTCGGTCTCCAACGCAACCGGCCGCCCCGTCGGAGCCGTCTCCTTGCCTCGTCGGGTGGGGGGCGCTACCTCGCGCAGGCTGGACCGTGCCGGGGCGCACCGTCCTGCAAAGGGGGCTCCATGGCATCCATTGACCGCTTTCATCGCAGTCGGCTCTTCGTCGTCGCCGCGTCCGCCATCGCCGCCGTCGCGCTGGCCGCGCCGGCGCAAGCCGACCACCTGACGGCAGGCGGCATCACGCTCAGCGGCAAGGTTACTTCCGTCACCGCCAAGGGCATCGACTTCCAGCCGGAGTTCGCCAAGACGTCGATGACGGTGCCGTGGGCGAACGTCCAGGACGTCTCCACCGACGCGCGCTACCAGGTGCTCTACGGCGAGGACATGCAGGCCGCCGCCGCGATCGAAGGGTACCGCGAAGGACACCTGGTGATCGGCGGGTCGCAGATCGATCCCAAGAGCGTCGTCTCGGCAGTGGCGATGGAGGCGGAGGCTCCGACGTTCATGGAGCGCACGCGTGCAAACTTCCGTTACTGGCACGGCGGCGCCGACCTCGGCCTCAACCTGCAGCGCGCGACCACCGACAACCTGGGTTTCCTGATCGCGCTCCACGCGCTGCGCGCCAAAGGCCCCACGCGGTTGATGTTCGGCGCCGACTATCGCTACGCGAACGAGCGCGATCCCGACAACGCTCCGCCGCGCACCAAACGCACCAAAGACGCGGCCTCCGGCGCCGTGCGCGGCGAGTACGACATCACGAAGAACATCTTCGCCTACGCCTCCACCGACCTGCTGTACGACGCGATCCAGAACCTGAGCCTTCGCGCCGTGCCGAAGGCGGGCGCCGGTTACGTCGTGTGGCAGCGCGAGCCCAAGGAAGGTCTGCGCGATTTCCTGTCGGTCGATCTCGGCGCGGGCTGGGTCTACCAGAAGTACATCGACAACCAGCCCGATCTCACCCAGCCGCCGAATCCCGACGACGACTATTTCACGATCGCGCTCGGAGCGTCGGCAGCCTACCTGCTGCCGCGCGGAATGGCGCTGGACTGGCGATTCGACTACCTGCCGTCGGTCACCGACTTCAGCGTCTATGTCGTGCGAACCACCGCGGGGCTCACGGTGCCGCTGATTGCACCGGTCAGCGCACGCATGTCGATTGCCGACACCTACGACAGCAATCCGTCCGCCAACACGGACAAGAACGCGCTGCTTTTCGATACGACGTTGTCGGTCGGCTGGTAGAGCAAGCGGAGCTGGCCCGCCGGGGACACGGCGGGCCAGCCAATTTCCGGCGATTGCAGCAAGGGAGGGTCGAATGCCGCCAACGCCGGAAAGCGCAGCGCGCCGTTACTCGAACGACACTCCTGCCGGGACGCAGACGCGATCGTCGCGCAGCAGCGTGTCGGTCGTCGAACCGATTTCGTCGGCAACCGTGACGTCGGAGCGCGAGAAGCGGTCCTGGCCCGGCGCACGGCTCGCGCGATAGCACGCGACCGCGCTGTGGGAATCGACAATGGCGGTCTGCGGAGTCGAAGCCGGCATGCAGATCGAATCGAGAGAAACGATGCGCATGTTGCGATCGCCCGCCGGGTCGGAGACGTCGACGAGCGTGCGCGGATCGATGTCGCCGGTGAATTTCGCGCGGAAACACTCGACCGCGTTCTGCGGGCCCGCGGCTGTCTCGCCCGCCACCGTCGCAGGTACGCACAGCGCGCTCGCCGGTGACAGAGAAACTTCGCCGGCGCCGAAGCGGCTGCGCAGCATCGCGGTGGCCGGCTTCTGCAGCGCAGCCCCGGGCGCCACACGCGCCTTGGAGCAAGCCAGGTGCGCCCCCGTGTTCTGCGGCGCCGCACCGTCGATCGTCGCGGCGTTGCAGACGCTCGCGACCTCGCCGACGCCGAGAGTGGTCGCGCCGAGCGGGCCGGTGATCGCGAGACTCGCCGCCGGTGCGGGAGTGCTGCCTGCCGCCGTTCGCGCGCGGTAACACGCCAGCGCATCGAGATCGCCGGTCTGAACGACCTGCTGGAAGGTGGGTCGGTTGACCCACTCGATCGCCGGCACCGTGACGACGCCGGCTGCGACGTGGCGGATGTCTTCGTCGGCGATCTGCCGCTTCCAGTTCGCGACGGTCGGATCGCCGAACTCGGTTTCGAGGTCGGCGGCTGCGTCCGACATCGACTGCCACAGCACTTCGCGGCACGCCTGCAGGTCTCCGCCTCCGCAATAGATGCGCGACAACGAGCCCGCCACCGGAATGCCGAGCGCCTGGCGCAGGTCCTTGATCACGATGCTGTAGCTCCCGTCCTGGAACGCCGAGCCGATGTGCTGGGTGCGATTGGCGTCGTCGATCGACAGCGCGAGGTTGTCGAACGCGTGGCCGCTTTCGGTGTCGAAGATCGCGCGCGAAAGGCGCGGCCACCACGCATCCATGATCGCCGGCGACTGCGGATCGTCGTACTGGCCGTCGCCGTCGTAGTCGCGGCGGTGCGTCTGGTGATCGAGCCAGCCGGCCAGGCGGTCGTGCATCTCCTGGTCGCGCGGATCGGCGCCGACCGGCGCCAGCGGCCCGAGCACCTCGAGCAGCAGCGGGAGCACGTCCTGGCCGCGAAGATCGCAGGTGCCGGCGTCTTCCATCGCATCGATCATGTCGGTGCGCACCGCACCGCCGGCATCGACCAGCGGCTTGACGCGCACGTCGAACAGGCGGCTGCGGTACGTCGGCCCGTACGAGAACTCGCGGTCGTTGGCGCGAAATCCCGGCGCCTGCTTGTTGTTCCACGACGTCAGGAAGCCTTCCGGAGGATTGAGCGCGGAAGGTTGCTCGGCCAGCGAAAGGAAGCCGCGCCAGTCGAAACGTCCGTCGCCCCACACCGGCAGGTACGGATCGACGCCCTGCGCACGCTTCGGGCAAAGGCACGAATGCTGGTACGCGATGTTCGATGCGTCGATGTAGAACCAGTTGAACGTGTAACCGACGCTGCTGCCCATCGCATCACGGAATGCCGGGTAGCCCGCGGCCATCACGTCGGGATCGTTGATCTTCGAGAACCCGACCGCCGAGCCGAGCTCGTTCTGGTACGTCGACCGCAGCGAAGCGACTGCGATCGGTGTCCCGTCGACGAGCGTGCCGCGCGCGATCAGCGGGCCGTAATACTTCGTGCGGTCGACTCGCCACGAGTAGACGATCTGCGGACCGCCGGGGACTCCACCTGCCGACGGCTTGGTGATCTGCACGTGCTGGAACGTCTCGATCGGCTCGCAGGTACCACTGCGCAGGTAGCCCATCGACGCGGTGGTCGCAGCGCCGCCGCCGGGCTCGCAAAGCTTGAGCACGAACTGGTCGATGTTGTCGCCGCCTGCCGAAGTGGCCGACCACGCGTAGTTGCGGCCGCGCCCGAGCTCGACGAACAGGTCGGTACCGGCAAAGGCGACGCCGCGCGCGTCGATGCCGGGGCCGTGCACGTCCTTTTCGACGAGAAGCTGCGGCATGTAGTAGCCGGTCTGCGGACCGAACACCGCGATCGGCCTTCCGTCGCGGGTGTGCTCGCCGGAGATCAGCATCGCGTTGCTCATCTTGCCTGCGCCGAGCATCAGGCTGCCGAGCCCGTCCTGCAGGTCCTCGAGCATCTCCTCGACCGGCGTTCCCTGCGGATCGATCGGCTGCAGCGACGAGCAATCGATGTCGGGATTCGCGCTCGGGTCCACCGGGCCGAGGTCCTGCATGTACGGCGTCGGCGTGCGCGAAGTGGTCGGCGCCTCGGGGTCGTCGCTGAAATGGAAGTCATCGAAGACCTGGCGCGCCGTCGCCGCGCTGCCGAGCTCGGCGGCCATGCGCTTGAGGCCGCAATGGTTCAGCAGCTCTCCGCCTCCGCCTTTGCCGAAAATTCCGCCGACCAGCGACGCGATCGACACGACGTCCTCGGGTACGAAATCGTCGAGGACGATCTGCAGCGCATCGTACTCGGCCGGGCGCTTGGTCGCGTCGATGCGCGCCTCGGAAACGTACTGGTTGATGCCGTCGATGTACGCCGAAAGATCCATTGCAAGGCCGGCCCCTTCGGGAGTGCCCGTGCGGATCTTGTCGAGCTGGGCCGTCAGGTCCGACTCCTGGTACGGCGCCACCTCGAGGGTCTCGCGATCCATCTGCAGGTTGGCATCGGAGGGTCCGAGGAACTCCGCCATGCGCGCGCGCCCGACGTGGCGCAGGAGATCCATCAGGAACAGCCGATCCTCGGCCGTCGCATAACCTTCGCCGAACATCGTCGCGTAGCGCGTGGCGCCGTAGATGTGGGGAACGCCGAAGCTCTTGTCACGGATGATCGTCACGCCCGAAGTCGGCGAGTAGGTGCGGTCGACGTCGCCGGGCTTTACGCCGAAGGACGCGTCCTTGAAGAACTGCGAAATGCGGTCTTCGGTAAGTCCGGGCGCAGCGTGCACCAGGTTCCCGTACATCGAGAGCTGGTCCATCACGTGAGGCGGATAGGTGCCCGCCTCGGCCAGGATCGTCTCCTCGTCGTTGAGCACACCGTCCTGGCCGGGGCCCACGATGTTGAGAAAACCTCCGCTGTCACCGTTGCCGCGCCAGGTTGCGACCTGGGCAGAAGAGACGGACGCGAGACAGCAGGCGAGCGCAGAGCCTGCGAGGACTGCCGGAAGAAAGCGGTTCATGGGGGCCCCTCCGCGAGATTTGCGTCAAGGCTCAACGGCTATCGACAGAAGTGTCAATAGTGGTGGGCGACGATCATTCTGGCCGGCCTTGGCGCGCGGCCGAGGCTCCGGCGGTCGCGCAAACCTCGGACGCCTATAAACTCTGGTTTTTGCTGACGATGAATCGTGATCCGGGCAACCTTTGCTGCCCTGCTTCCCATCGCCGCCATCGGTTCGACCCCCAATCTTTTTTACTATGATGTCAATTGTCTGGGACCCGCCCCGCGGCGAAGCAGGGGGTGCCGGCCCGGAGCCGCGATTTTTCCAATCGGGATGGCCGGCGCGGAAGAAGGGTTGGCACAATGGA
Proteins encoded in this window:
- a CDS encoding penicillin-binding protein, which produces MRSRNRFSSSLALIGVLCACGGVTLIGRMYQLQVVRGDHYRALSESTKCKDTIEIAYRGPIVDRNGVVLATTTSAAKVSRGGGYHYEPTHAGILAPLLKVDRASLDARLAKGGESFTWLSRGVDQDVSTAIQNLRIPGIEIHQSQERSYPQGSTAAHVIGFTGADADGLEGVEQRFDKEIKGSSVKVHVCRDVTGRAFLSDSEDTGLNRGGTAYLTIDATLQSIVEAELSKQVKKTQAVAGAAVMLDPKTGEILALANVPTYDPNDVDDSPIEARRDRVVTDLFEPGSTMKPFVVSSALELGLVKPEDKFFCENGNLFVPGWPKPIRDHHPYGWLDVASIIRVSSNIGAAKIGWQLGPQREYQMLNAFGFDRPSHVELPGERRGMVLPPDKWKQLNTTTISFGQGISVTPIQLATAYATLANDGVRMQPHIIRKITDQYGQVTRDFPLEEERRVVSVDVAREMRHMLAAVVSKDGTAAAAAVDGVPAAGKTGTAQKAENGHYSDTRWLATFAGFLPVENPRVVIVVMIDEPRGVHFGGLVSAPVFKAIAESSLDYLGIERELPPPSSKELDKLFEGSDEPDLQEAAVDPESVPAATASGAMPDLRGLPLRAAMRALASCDCDVKVEGHGFVVSHQPAPGSTLGPQSSVSLKLAATL
- the rsmH gene encoding 16S rRNA (cytosine(1402)-N(4))-methyltransferase RsmH, whose amino-acid sequence is MAARDSRNSQAPRHDESASAHSEPDSTTRDRLGGHVPVMAAEIVEAIRPRSGRRFVDATVGEGGMAELVLEASSPGGELIGIDWDDAALELSRRRLASFGSRVRLVRDSFANLRVVLADAGWGEGADGIIVDLGVSTLQLGRNERGFSFQADAPLDMRMDRRLPETAADLVATLPERELADVLFRYGEEHASRRIAARIVRRRAEHPVATTRDLRDAVISAGVRTRPGIDPATKTFQALRIAVNRELEQIEALLDKGWELLRPGGRLAILSYHSLEDRIVKRAFATWSADCLCPPRQPVCNCGWSAKVRRVTRSKQKPTEEEKQRNPRARSAGLRVVERLAA
- the mraZ gene encoding division/cell wall cluster transcriptional repressor MraZ, with the translated sequence MFRGTFFHSLDDKARIAVPRKFREQLPNGPEEPRVVVTISLTQAPRTLDVYPVKEWEKLEDRIRGMAQFQSRTREFKRRYLHPAQELVLDAQGRILLPENLRDAISLEKEAVFTGDLEKFLIWSREAWQQQKEADDSSAADAFDDFDL
- a CDS encoding DUF481 domain-containing protein; amino-acid sequence: MASIDRFHRSRLFVVAASAIAAVALAAPAQADHLTAGGITLSGKVTSVTAKGIDFQPEFAKTSMTVPWANVQDVSTDARYQVLYGEDMQAAAAIEGYREGHLVIGGSQIDPKSVVSAVAMEAEAPTFMERTRANFRYWHGGADLGLNLQRATTDNLGFLIALHALRAKGPTRLMFGADYRYANERDPDNAPPRTKRTKDAASGAVRGEYDITKNIFAYASTDLLYDAIQNLSLRAVPKAGAGYVVWQREPKEGLRDFLSVDLGAGWVYQKYIDNQPDLTQPPNPDDDYFTIALGASAAYLLPRGMALDWRFDYLPSVTDFSVYVVRTTAGLTVPLIAPVSARMSIADTYDSNPSANTDKNALLFDTTLSVGW
- a CDS encoding penicillin acylase family protein; protein product: MNRFLPAVLAGSALACCLASVSSAQVATWRGNGDSGGFLNIVGPGQDGVLNDEETILAEAGTYPPHVMDQLSMYGNLVHAAPGLTEDRISQFFKDASFGVKPGDVDRTYSPTSGVTIIRDKSFGVPHIYGATRYATMFGEGYATAEDRLFLMDLLRHVGRARMAEFLGPSDANLQMDRETLEVAPYQESDLTAQLDKIRTGTPEGAGLAMDLSAYIDGINQYVSEARIDATKRPAEYDALQIVLDDFVPEDVVSIASLVGGIFGKGGGGELLNHCGLKRMAAELGSAATARQVFDDFHFSDDPEAPTTSRTPTPYMQDLGPVDPSANPDIDCSSLQPIDPQGTPVEEMLEDLQDGLGSLMLGAGKMSNAMLISGEHTRDGRPIAVFGPQTGYYMPQLLVEKDVHGPGIDARGVAFAGTDLFVELGRGRNYAWSATSAGGDNIDQFVLKLCEPGGGAATTASMGYLRSGTCEPIETFQHVQITKPSAGGVPGGPQIVYSWRVDRTKYYGPLIARGTLVDGTPIAVASLRSTYQNELGSAVGFSKINDPDVMAAGYPAFRDAMGSSVGYTFNWFYIDASNIAYQHSCLCPKRAQGVDPYLPVWGDGRFDWRGFLSLAEQPSALNPPEGFLTSWNNKQAPGFRANDREFSYGPTYRSRLFDVRVKPLVDAGGAVRTDMIDAMEDAGTCDLRGQDVLPLLLEVLGPLAPVGADPRDQEMHDRLAGWLDHQTHRRDYDGDGQYDDPQSPAIMDAWWPRLSRAIFDTESGHAFDNLALSIDDANRTQHIGSAFQDGSYSIVIKDLRQALGIPVAGSLSRIYCGGGDLQACREVLWQSMSDAAADLETEFGDPTVANWKRQIADEDIRHVAAGVVTVPAIEWVNRPTFQQVVQTGDLDALACYRARTAAGSTPAPAASLAITGPLGATTLGVGEVASVCNAATIDGAAPQNTGAHLACSKARVAPGAALQKPATAMLRSRFGAGEVSLSPASALCVPATVAGETAAGPQNAVECFRAKFTGDIDPRTLVDVSDPAGDRNMRIVSLDSICMPASTPQTAIVDSHSAVACYRASRAPGQDRFSRSDVTVADEIGSTTDTLLRDDRVCVPAGVSFE